The region TATAGTAGCCAGCTACAGCAAGAATTGCTAAAACAATAACCAAAAATTTGGCTAAATTACCCCATCTCAAAAATATTCCCCCAATCTTGCTCTACATTTTTTTGCACGGTCTTAATTATAGCTTCCAAAAGAGCTACTGTCAAAACAATGAACCGTACAGAGGTAACTATGGGATGCAGCTATCGCTAGAGCAATTCATAGTTGTTGATTATTAGCTTAAAATGACATTCCAAAAATTCAGCCGCCCGTCGACACATAACCATTCGCAGTAAAAATATCTCAAAATACTCCATAACAGGGCAAATCTGAGTATCAATAGTGACATGTAATGATACAGTACGCGATTTTTTGTCTATCAGTAATTTACTGCTTTCCGCAGCATAGTTTACCCTGTCATGAATTTCAAATTTGGCAAAATCACGGTTAGTTACCCGCGCACGGTGAACATCCGATTTGTCGGCTAAAATTAATGCTGCGGCCACATGATTAATAGCGTTGCCACGCTCTTCTTCATGGTTGCCGATTGCTGATATTACCAGGGCAATTTCTTCAGGCGGCATTCCCATACGCGTCAAAATGTTAAAAGCCATTATGGCGCCCGAACCCCCATGATTGTAGCGGTTAATCATGTTGGCAATATCATGCAAATACCCGGCTATAGCCGCAAGTTCACAATCTCGCGCCTGATAGTCAAGTTCCTGTAAAACCTTGTAGGCTAAGGCCGAGACTATTCCGGCATGTCTGAGACCGTGTTCGGTAAAACCCAAGCGTCCAAGATACTGAGTACTGCGGGTAAGGTAAACTGTTACTTCATGGTCTGCTTTTAAATGTGCGATAGTTACTGCTGACATTGGCAAATCCTCCGCTTGTCCAAAGTTAGCCTTTACTTGCCCAACCTCACCTTAGCATCTTTTATCAAGGCAGAGCAAAGGCAAAATGCAACTAGTTACATTTTGCCTTTGCTGCACATAAATATGCCATCTTCGGAAAGTAAATAATTTACTGGCCGGTCATGGTCGTCAGTAGGTACAGTATCAAGTATTTGTGCAGCCCAAGCCGCACCAATAAGTTCAGCTCGGTTCGCTTGGATGAGGAAACGGTCATAATAGCCGGCCCCCATTCCTAACCGGCGTCCCGCTTTATCAAAAGCCACTCCCGGTACGATAATAAGGTCAAGCTCACTCGGCACAAGCAGTTTTAAAGTTGCCGGATTAGGAACAAGCAGATTAAATTGCCCTACCACCAAATCATCAAGACCTGTGATGATGGCAGCGTCCATAAGTCCACGGGTTTCGCGCATATGTGGCACACATACTGTTTTGCCGTTAGCCAACGCATGAGATATAACCCTATCCATCTGGGGTTCGTCAGGCATGGCCAGATAGAGCATAATAGTTTTGGCCGCTTGATATTCCGGCCAAGCAAACAAATGCTCGGCAATCTGATTGCTGCCGGCAGCAACCTCTTCACGACTCAACTTCCGCCTGATAGATAAAATATTTTTTCGTAATTCTTTTTTGGCATTTTTATTAATCTCCATGGGGTTCCTCCTCCCCTAAGAAAAGACTTGGCTTATGCCAAGTCTTCTCGGATGACGGCAGAAGCCCAGTCGCTCTTAGTTATAATCATAAGCAATCATATTATTTTGCTTTGGGTTGATTTAGGTAATGGCTAACGGCGGTACGGGATATATCGACTTCTACTTTTTCAGCAATTTTAATCGTTACCGTTTTTTCATTTAAAGCAGTGATAGTACCATAGAGACCACCAATAGTCACTATCCGTTCACCTTTTTTCAGGTTTTTCAACAGATCCTGGCGGCGTTGTTGTTCTTTTTTCTGTGGACGATACAGTAAAAAATAGAATATTAATCCCATTAATACAATGGGCCATGAAGCCTGAACGGCTTGCATTATTTCGGGTGAAAATTCCGGCATGCTAACTCACCTCCTGTGCCTGCTAGCAATATATTCCACACGTTTGTCATAAATCCTCTATTACTTTCGGTAATGAGACCAAAACTCTTCTCTGAAGGCTAAAAATCTGTCTTCAAGGATGGCTTTACGCATTT is a window of Sporomusaceae bacterium ACPt DNA encoding:
- the yqgN gene encoding putative protein YqgN, whose protein sequence is MEINKNAKKELRKNILSIRRKLSREEVAAGSNQIAEHLFAWPEYQAAKTIMLYLAMPDEPQMDRVISHALANGKTVCVPHMRETRGLMDAAIITGLDDLVVGQFNLLVPNPATLKLLVPSELDLIIVPGVAFDKAGRRLGMGAGYYDRFLIQANRAELIGAAWAAQILDTVPTDDHDRPVNYLLSEDGIFMCSKGKM